In one window of Microbacterium natoriense DNA:
- the qcrC gene encoding cytochrome bc1 complex diheme cytochrome c subunit — translation MAREKKRRSSGRRSPLAAAALIGAGLMITGAVYAGASAAFASTDTQAAAASTLTVEDGEKLFTANCATCHGLDLQGTANGPSLYGVGELAAEFQLSTGRMPLQMQGPQAPQKKPQFTEEQILAISSYIQSEAPGPTFPEDRILDGEGDVAHGAELFRVNCAMCHNVAAAGGALTEGKYAPALTETSALHMYAAMVTGPQNMPVFGNMNLSDEDKRDIISALLFQQQSVQIGGASLGSLGPVSEGLFVWIFGIGALVAITVWITAKSN, via the coding sequence ATGGCACGAGAGAAGAAGCGCCGTTCCTCCGGCCGCCGTAGCCCCCTGGCCGCGGCAGCCCTGATCGGAGCAGGCCTCATGATCACGGGCGCGGTGTACGCAGGCGCCTCGGCGGCGTTCGCGTCGACCGACACCCAGGCGGCCGCGGCATCCACGCTGACGGTCGAAGACGGCGAGAAGCTGTTCACCGCGAACTGCGCCACCTGCCACGGCCTCGATCTGCAGGGCACGGCCAACGGACCGAGCCTCTACGGAGTCGGCGAGCTCGCCGCGGAGTTCCAGCTCTCGACGGGACGCATGCCGCTGCAGATGCAGGGACCGCAGGCCCCGCAGAAGAAGCCGCAGTTCACCGAGGAGCAGATCCTCGCGATCTCCTCGTACATCCAGTCCGAGGCGCCTGGGCCGACCTTCCCCGAGGACAGGATCCTCGATGGGGAGGGCGATGTGGCTCATGGCGCAGAGCTGTTCCGTGTCAACTGCGCGATGTGCCACAACGTGGCGGCAGCCGGCGGCGCACTCACCGAGGGCAAGTACGCCCCGGCGCTCACGGAGACCAGCGCGCTGCACATGTACGCCGCCATGGTCACGGGCCCCCAGAACATGCCGGTCTTCGGCAACATGAACCTGTCGGACGAGGACAAGCGCGACATCATCTCGGCACTGCTCTTCCAGCAGCAGTCCGTGCAGATCGGCGGCGCGTCGCTCGGGTCTCTCGGACCCGTGTCGGAGGGCCTGTTCGTGTGGATCTTCGGCATCGGCGCCCTGGTCGCCATCACCGTGTGGATCACGGCGAAGTCCAACTGA
- the qcrA gene encoding cytochrome bc1 complex Rieske iron-sulfur subunit → MAHDDDSQALDRAYQPSPGLGVAVSDPVQNPGLPPHRERMTDKDPRAEKAAVRTVYTLFYLSLAGSIWAVAAYMLFPIESGALIDIRQNNLFIGLGIALALLALGLGAIHWSKALMSDKEHIEYRHPTRGKDSTREAAIKAFADANEESGFGRRTMIRNSLFAAVVASIIPGVTLFRGLAPHSTPEDPTAGDPVVLLKQTMWDKGQRLVRDPDGTPIRAADVTLGSAFHVIPEDLAELSHHDGYLEEKAKAIVLMMRLRPEQLTEAEDRKDWSYDGIVAYSKVCTHVGCPVALYEQQTHHLLCPCHQSQFDVTDHAKVIFGPAARPLPQLPITVDDEGYLIARSDFTEPVGPSFWERH, encoded by the coding sequence ATGGCACACGACGACGACTCGCAGGCTCTTGACAGGGCCTACCAGCCCTCTCCGGGGCTGGGTGTCGCAGTCAGCGATCCCGTGCAGAACCCCGGGCTGCCGCCGCACCGCGAGCGGATGACCGACAAGGACCCGCGCGCCGAGAAGGCTGCTGTCCGCACCGTCTACACGCTGTTCTACCTGTCTCTCGCCGGAAGCATCTGGGCGGTCGCCGCTTACATGCTGTTCCCGATCGAGAGCGGCGCGCTGATCGACATCCGCCAGAACAACCTCTTCATCGGTCTCGGCATCGCCCTTGCGCTGCTCGCTCTCGGTCTCGGCGCCATTCACTGGTCGAAGGCTCTGATGAGCGACAAGGAGCACATCGAGTACCGTCACCCCACTCGTGGCAAGGACTCGACCCGTGAGGCGGCCATCAAGGCGTTCGCCGACGCGAACGAGGAGTCCGGCTTCGGACGACGCACGATGATCCGCAACTCGCTGTTCGCCGCAGTCGTGGCATCGATCATTCCGGGGGTCACTCTGTTCCGCGGTCTCGCACCGCACTCCACCCCGGAGGACCCCACAGCGGGAGATCCCGTGGTCCTGTTGAAGCAGACCATGTGGGACAAGGGACAGCGCCTGGTGCGCGACCCCGACGGCACCCCGATCCGCGCGGCGGACGTCACCCTCGGGTCGGCTTTCCACGTCATCCCGGAGGATCTCGCCGAGCTCAGCCACCACGACGGCTACCTCGAGGAGAAGGCGAAGGCGATCGTGCTCATGATGCGCCTGCGTCCCGAGCAGCTCACCGAAGCCGAGGACCGCAAGGACTGGTCCTACGACGGCATCGTCGCCTATTCGAAGGTGTGCACGCACGTGGGCTGCCCTGTCGCCCTGTACGAGCAGCAGACGCACCACCTCCTCTGCCCCTGCCACCAGTCGCAGTTCGATGTGACGGATCACGCCAAGGTCATCTTCGGCCCGGCTGCACGTCCGCTGCCTCAGCTGCCCATCACCGTCGACGACGAGGGCTACCTCATCGCACGCAGTGACTTCACCGAGCCCGTCGGCCCGAGCTTCTGGGAGCGCCATTGA
- the qcrB gene encoding cytochrome bc1 complex cytochrome b subunit — protein sequence MSTATLSKDEQDTKAPLGGRFVGAASNYIDERTSLSGFVKELGRKIFPDHWSFMLGEIALWSFVAVFLSGTFLTFFFEASMVETHYTGAYAPMRGIEMSAALESSLNISFDLRGGLLVRQIHHWAALVFVAGIGVHMLRVFFTGAFRKPRELNWVIGFVLFVLAMAEGFTGYSLPDDLLSGNGLRIIDGMVKGIPLIGTWTSFLLFGGEFPGTAIVGRLYTLHILLLPLLVIGLIVVHLMLMIVNKHTQFAGPGRTNDNVVGYPMMPVYMSKMGGYLFIVFGTIVLIATFFQINPIWNYGPYDPSPVSAGTQPDWYIGFADGALRLAPSNLDIVFLDRTWSFGILLPLVVLGLFIVLVALYPFIEAWVTGDKREHHLAQRPRNAATRTGIGVAGVIFYAVLWAAASSDLIATHFMLTMEGVIHTLQALLIIGPVLGYFVAKRIAIALQKKDREIVLHGYESGRIVRLPGGEFIEVHQPVDTYDRWKLIDVDGYEPLVVRPNDKGRIPWTQNLRSAISRWFYEDRLAPLTQAEIDEADSHQHHVTAQNEETEAAEIQGAHERAGFPDAPLSPGEETHIDETPNTPSSVIATEPVKKPRKKSDDGE from the coding sequence TTGAGCACCGCAACGCTGTCCAAGGACGAGCAGGACACCAAGGCACCCCTTGGCGGCCGCTTCGTAGGTGCTGCGTCGAACTACATCGACGAGCGCACCAGCCTCTCCGGCTTCGTCAAGGAGCTCGGCCGCAAGATCTTCCCCGATCACTGGTCCTTCATGCTGGGCGAGATCGCCCTGTGGAGCTTCGTCGCCGTGTTCCTCTCCGGAACCTTCCTGACGTTCTTCTTCGAGGCCTCGATGGTGGAGACGCATTACACCGGCGCATACGCGCCCATGCGCGGCATCGAGATGTCCGCCGCACTCGAGTCGTCGCTGAACATCTCGTTCGACCTGCGCGGTGGCCTTCTGGTGCGCCAGATCCACCACTGGGCCGCACTCGTGTTCGTCGCCGGTATCGGTGTGCACATGCTCCGCGTGTTCTTCACCGGCGCGTTCCGCAAGCCCCGCGAGCTCAACTGGGTGATCGGCTTCGTGCTGTTCGTCCTGGCGATGGCTGAGGGCTTCACCGGCTACTCTCTCCCCGACGACCTGCTCTCGGGCAACGGCCTGCGCATCATCGACGGCATGGTCAAGGGCATCCCGCTCATCGGCACCTGGACCTCGTTCCTGCTCTTCGGCGGCGAGTTCCCCGGCACCGCGATCGTCGGTCGTCTCTACACGCTGCACATCCTGCTGCTGCCGCTGCTCGTGATCGGCCTCATCGTCGTGCACCTCATGCTGATGATCGTCAACAAGCACACGCAGTTCGCCGGCCCCGGCCGTACGAACGACAACGTCGTGGGCTACCCGATGATGCCGGTCTACATGTCGAAGATGGGCGGTTACCTGTTCATCGTGTTCGGCACGATCGTCCTGATCGCCACGTTCTTCCAGATCAACCCGATCTGGAACTACGGACCGTACGACCCGTCCCCCGTCTCGGCGGGAACGCAGCCCGACTGGTACATCGGATTCGCGGACGGCGCGCTGCGCCTTGCTCCGTCGAACCTCGACATCGTGTTCCTCGACCGCACCTGGTCGTTCGGCATCCTGCTTCCGCTCGTCGTCCTCGGCCTGTTCATCGTGCTCGTGGCCCTCTACCCGTTCATCGAGGCGTGGGTCACCGGAGACAAGCGGGAGCACCACCTCGCACAGCGCCCGCGCAACGCGGCGACGCGCACGGGAATCGGCGTGGCCGGAGTCATCTTCTACGCGGTGCTGTGGGCTGCCGCCTCGTCCGACCTCATCGCCACGCACTTCATGCTGACGATGGAAGGCGTGATCCACACGCTCCAGGCTCTGCTGATCATCGGCCCGGTGCTCGGCTACTTCGTCGCCAAGCGCATCGCGATCGCTCTGCAGAAGAAGGACCGCGAGATCGTCCTGCACGGCTACGAATCCGGTCGCATCGTGCGCCTCCCCGGTGGCGAGTTCATCGAGGTGCACCAGCCGGTCGACACGTACGACCGCTGGAAGCTCATCGACGTCGACGGCTATGAGCCCCTCGTGGTCCGCCCCAACGACAAGGGCCGCATCCCGTGGACGCAGAATCTGCGCTCCGCGATCTCGCGCTGGTTCTACGAAGACCGTCTCGCCCCGCTCACGCAAGCGGAGATCGACGAGGCCGACTCCCACCAGCACCATGTCACGGCTCAGAACGAAGAGACCGAGGCCGCCGAGATCCAGGGCGCGCACGAGCGCGCCGGCTTCCCGGACGCTCCGCTGTCGCCGGGTGAAGAGACCCATATCGATGAGACTCCGAACACCCCAAGTTCGGTGATCGCCACCGAGCCGGTCAAGAAGCCCCGCAAGAAGTCGGACGACGGCGAGTAG
- a CDS encoding RidA family protein, giving the protein MSSVVQLIRSSALADAPYASAATAPPASRLIFLAGACPLDDDGRTVAPHDYAAQAARCVETLSTALEAAGATLTDIISTRVLVASADRADLVTAWDVVHTAFGDHEVPSTLLGVTVLGYPDQLVEIEAVAVVAA; this is encoded by the coding sequence GTGTCGTCCGTCGTACAGCTGATCCGTTCCTCCGCCCTGGCCGATGCGCCGTATGCGAGTGCAGCCACGGCACCACCGGCGTCTCGGCTGATCTTCCTCGCCGGCGCCTGCCCTCTCGACGACGACGGGCGGACGGTGGCGCCCCATGACTATGCGGCACAGGCAGCTCGCTGCGTGGAGACGCTGAGCACCGCATTGGAGGCCGCCGGTGCGACGCTGACGGACATCATCAGCACGCGAGTGCTGGTCGCCTCCGCCGACCGCGCCGATCTCGTCACCGCCTGGGATGTCGTGCACACCGCTTTCGGGGACCACGAGGTTCCCAGCACCCTGCTCGGAGTGACGGTACTGGGTTATCCCGACCAGCTCGTCGAGATCGAGGCGGTCGCCGTGGTGGCGGCGTGA
- a CDS encoding GNAT family N-acetyltransferase, which produces MSVVIRAASTGDYLATERIEAIADTAFVDRFSPADWPGPTSAEDRASAPGFLLVAEDLDSRTPIGFVQVLEIEDHAHLEQLSVLPSYSRRGHGRRLIGAALDEAARRGHAQITLRTYADVPWNGPFYETCGFVPSEPDTNFLRSLVDVEEALGLMAHGRRIQMTATLPRWQDSADPRR; this is translated from the coding sequence GTGAGCGTCGTCATCCGTGCCGCGTCGACGGGTGACTACCTCGCGACCGAGCGCATCGAGGCGATCGCCGACACCGCGTTCGTCGATCGCTTCTCCCCGGCGGACTGGCCTGGGCCGACCAGTGCCGAAGACCGAGCATCCGCCCCTGGCTTCCTGCTCGTGGCCGAGGATCTGGACAGCCGCACGCCGATCGGGTTCGTGCAGGTGCTCGAGATCGAGGATCACGCGCATCTGGAGCAGCTCTCCGTGCTTCCCTCGTATTCACGGCGCGGACACGGTCGCCGCCTCATCGGCGCGGCGCTCGACGAGGCGGCTCGACGGGGCCACGCGCAGATCACTCTGCGCACCTATGCCGACGTGCCGTGGAACGGACCGTTCTATGAGACATGCGGCTTCGTTCCCTCTGAACCGGATACGAACTTCCTGCGCTCGCTGGTCGATGTGGAAGAGGCTCTCGGACTCATGGCCCACGGCCGCCGCATCCAGATGACCGCCACTCTCCCCCGCTGGCAGGATTCCGCCGATCCGCGGCGGTAA
- a CDS encoding rhodanese-like domain-containing protein — MIERTDYYAAKLAYETDASDVHAARKAGESIYVIDVRSDEAWAQGRVAGAIHMHYSEIAARAPLEIPEDAEVVVYCWSPGCNAGAKGALEFAKLGYAVREMIGGFEYWVREGYPVEDADGVHRRPVDPLTGIARVRTRA, encoded by the coding sequence ATGATCGAACGCACCGACTACTACGCAGCCAAGCTCGCCTACGAGACGGATGCCAGTGACGTCCACGCCGCTCGCAAGGCGGGCGAGAGCATCTACGTCATCGATGTACGATCCGACGAGGCCTGGGCTCAGGGGCGCGTCGCAGGCGCGATCCACATGCACTACAGCGAGATCGCCGCCCGCGCTCCCCTCGAGATCCCCGAAGACGCCGAGGTCGTCGTGTACTGCTGGAGCCCCGGATGCAACGCCGGCGCCAAAGGGGCGCTGGAGTTCGCCAAGCTCGGGTATGCCGTCCGTGAGATGATCGGAGGCTTCGAATACTGGGTGCGCGAGGGCTACCCCGTCGAAGACGCCGACGGGGTGCACCGACGCCCTGTCGACCCGCTCACCGGCATCGCCCGGGTACGAACTCGCGCGTGA
- a CDS encoding cytochrome c oxidase subunit 4: protein MRDNVILWWILTAFFALIGVIYTGWNILAHPDLPLVNQIEWVGTVALFFSAFMGAMIAFYLDRTHSAQGGELPEDILTADIDDGDPELGEFSPWSWWPLVLAGSAAVFIIGLAVGHFLLPIGLAIFVVAIVGWVYEYYRGNFAR from the coding sequence ATGCGCGACAACGTCATCCTCTGGTGGATCCTCACCGCGTTCTTCGCCCTGATCGGCGTGATCTACACGGGCTGGAACATTCTGGCCCACCCCGACCTCCCGCTCGTGAACCAGATCGAATGGGTCGGTACGGTCGCCCTGTTCTTCTCGGCCTTCATGGGCGCGATGATCGCGTTCTACCTCGACCGCACGCACTCTGCACAGGGTGGCGAACTGCCCGAGGACATCCTGACCGCTGACATCGATGACGGCGACCCGGAGCTCGGTGAGTTCAGCCCGTGGTCCTGGTGGCCGCTCGTGCTCGCCGGATCGGCGGCCGTGTTCATCATCGGTCTGGCCGTCGGGCACTTCCTGCTTCCGATCGGACTGGCGATCTTCGTCGTCGCGATCGTGGGCTGGGTGTACGAGTACTACCGAGGCAACTTCGCCCGCTGA
- the ctaD gene encoding aa3-type cytochrome oxidase subunit I, with amino-acid sequence MSTTEAPRTDEASHSRPTTLPARQAALMSSSRVEQKGNIVVKWITSTDHKTIGYMYLIASVLFFLLGGVMALIIRAELFAPGMQIVPTKEQYNQLFTMHGTIMLLMFATPLFAGFANAILPLQIGAPDVAFPRLNAFAFWLFLFGSTIAVAGFLTPQGAASFGWFAYQPLASASFSPGAGGNLWMLGLGISGFGTILGAVNFITTVITMRAPGMTMWRMPIFSWNTLITSLLILMAFPVLAAAIFAAGADRVLGAHIYDPANGGVLLWQHLFWFFGHPEVYIIALPFFGIVSEIFPVFSRKPIFGYKTLVYATIAIAALSVAVWAHHMYVTGSVLLPFFAVMTMLIAVPTGVKIFNWIGTLWRGSVTFETPMVFALGFLVSFVFGGLTGVILAAPPLDFALSDSYFVVAHFHYVVFGTVVFAMFAGFYFWWPKWTGRMLNERLGYIHFWMLFIGFHMTFLIQHWLGVEGMVRRYADYSSYDNFTWQNQVSTIGAIILGASMLPFFLNVWITARKAPKVTVNDPWGYGGSLEWATSCPPPRHNFTSIPRIRSERPAFDLNHPEAADYPVAGAEREVH; translated from the coding sequence ATGTCGACCACTGAAGCACCCCGCACCGACGAGGCCTCCCACTCCCGACCGACGACCCTGCCCGCGCGCCAGGCCGCTCTCATGAGCTCCTCGCGCGTCGAGCAGAAGGGCAACATCGTCGTCAAGTGGATCACCTCCACCGACCACAAGACGATCGGGTACATGTACCTCATCGCCTCAGTGCTGTTCTTCCTCCTCGGTGGCGTGATGGCTCTGATCATCCGCGCCGAGCTGTTCGCTCCGGGGATGCAGATCGTCCCCACCAAGGAGCAGTACAACCAGCTGTTCACGATGCACGGCACGATCATGCTGCTGATGTTCGCGACGCCGCTGTTCGCCGGCTTCGCCAACGCCATTCTGCCGCTGCAGATCGGCGCTCCCGACGTCGCGTTCCCTCGTCTGAACGCCTTCGCCTTCTGGCTGTTCCTGTTCGGCTCGACCATCGCTGTCGCCGGCTTCCTCACGCCTCAGGGGGCGGCCTCGTTCGGATGGTTCGCCTATCAGCCGCTCGCAAGCGCCTCGTTCTCGCCCGGCGCGGGTGGGAACCTGTGGATGCTGGGTCTGGGAATCTCCGGTTTCGGAACGATCCTCGGCGCGGTGAACTTCATCACCACGGTCATCACCATGCGCGCACCGGGCATGACCATGTGGCGCATGCCGATCTTCTCGTGGAACACGCTCATCACGAGCCTCCTAATCCTCATGGCGTTCCCCGTGCTGGCTGCGGCGATCTTCGCCGCCGGCGCCGACCGCGTGCTGGGCGCGCACATCTACGACCCGGCGAACGGCGGCGTGCTGCTGTGGCAGCACCTGTTCTGGTTCTTCGGCCACCCCGAGGTGTACATCATCGCGCTGCCGTTCTTCGGCATCGTGTCCGAGATCTTCCCGGTCTTCAGCCGCAAGCCGATCTTCGGGTACAAGACCCTCGTCTACGCGACGATCGCGATCGCGGCGCTGTCGGTCGCGGTGTGGGCTCACCACATGTACGTCACCGGCTCGGTGCTGCTGCCCTTCTTCGCAGTCATGACGATGCTCATCGCCGTTCCGACGGGCGTGAAGATCTTCAACTGGATCGGCACACTCTGGCGCGGATCGGTCACGTTCGAGACTCCGATGGTCTTCGCCCTCGGCTTCCTCGTCTCGTTCGTGTTCGGCGGTCTGACCGGCGTGATCCTCGCGGCCCCGCCGCTGGACTTCGCGCTCTCGGACTCGTACTTCGTCGTCGCGCACTTCCACTACGTGGTGTTCGGCACCGTCGTGTTCGCGATGTTCGCCGGCTTCTACTTCTGGTGGCCCAAGTGGACCGGACGGATGCTCAACGAGCGTCTCGGCTACATCCACTTCTGGATGCTGTTCATCGGCTTCCACATGACGTTCCTCATCCAGCACTGGCTGGGCGTCGAGGGCATGGTGCGCCGCTACGCGGACTACTCGTCCTACGACAACTTCACGTGGCAGAACCAGGTGTCGACGATCGGTGCGATCATCCTCGGCGCGTCGATGCTGCCGTTCTTCCTGAACGTGTGGATCACGGCGCGCAAGGCGCCCAAGGTCACGGTCAACGACCCGTGGGGCTATGGCGGTTCGCTCGAATGGGCGACCAGCTGCCCGCCGCCGCGCCACAACTTCACGTCGATCCCGCGTATCCGCAGCGAGCGTCCCGCCTTCGACCTGAACCACCCGGAAGCCGCCGACTACCCTGTCGCCGGCGCCGAGCGAGAGGTGCACTGA
- the ctaC gene encoding aa3-type cytochrome oxidase subunit II: MPSKRRLRWAALPLGVVAAVALAGCTTAEQHGYLPGFVEGGPAATNQTERVSSLWVNSWIVLLAVGVITWGLMGWAAIAYRRRKGQTGLPVQMRYNMPIEIFYTIVPLILVVGMFFFTARDQAEIEAKWDNPDVEITAIAKQWAWDFQYDGEKEDNSDAVWTMGIQAQPNANGDIDQSQLPTLVLPVDKKVTINLQSRDVIHSFWIIDFLYKKDMYIGKDNSWSFIPTREGEYKGKCAELCGEYHSMMLFNVKVVSQAEYDAYLQSLEEKGNTGDITDAYDRLSNYPGTTEKTDSTEGEE, encoded by the coding sequence GTGCCCTCGAAACGCCGCCTTCGTTGGGCCGCACTCCCTCTGGGAGTCGTGGCAGCTGTGGCTCTGGCCGGTTGTACAACCGCCGAGCAGCACGGCTATCTCCCGGGCTTCGTGGAGGGTGGACCTGCAGCCACCAACCAGACCGAACGCGTGTCGTCGCTCTGGGTGAACTCCTGGATCGTCCTCCTCGCCGTCGGTGTGATCACCTGGGGCCTGATGGGCTGGGCCGCGATCGCCTACCGCCGTCGCAAGGGCCAGACCGGTCTCCCGGTGCAGATGCGGTACAACATGCCGATCGAGATCTTCTACACGATCGTGCCGCTCATCCTCGTCGTCGGAATGTTCTTCTTCACGGCGCGTGACCAGGCCGAGATCGAGGCCAAGTGGGACAACCCCGACGTCGAGATCACGGCGATCGCCAAGCAGTGGGCGTGGGACTTCCAGTACGACGGCGAGAAAGAGGACAACTCCGACGCCGTGTGGACCATGGGCATCCAGGCCCAGCCGAACGCGAACGGCGACATCGACCAGTCGCAGCTGCCCACTCTGGTGCTGCCGGTCGACAAGAAGGTCACGATCAACCTGCAGTCGCGTGACGTCATCCACTCCTTCTGGATCATCGACTTCCTCTACAAGAAGGACATGTACATCGGGAAGGACAACTCCTGGTCGTTCATCCCGACCCGCGAGGGCGAGTACAAGGGCAAGTGCGCCGAGCTCTGCGGCGAATACCACTCGATGATGCTGTTCAACGTCAAGGTCGTCTCGCAGGCCGAGTACGACGCCTACCTCCAGTCGCTCGAGGAGAAGGGCAACACCGGCGACATCACGGACGCATACGACCGTCTGTCGAACTACCCGGGCACGACCGAGAAGACCGACTCCACGGAAGGAGAGGAGTAA
- the erpA gene encoding iron-sulfur cluster insertion protein ErpA, with product MSDTTLTAAETTSAHGVSLTDAAATKVKNLLEQEGRDDLRLRVAVQPGGCSGLIYQLYFDERFLEGDETVDFDGVEVIVDNMSVPYLDGASIDFKDTISEQGFTIDNPNAAGSCACGDSFH from the coding sequence ATGAGCGACACCACCCTGACCGCAGCAGAAACCACCAGCGCACACGGCGTGAGCCTCACCGACGCCGCGGCGACCAAGGTGAAGAACCTCCTCGAGCAGGAGGGTCGCGACGACCTCCGTCTTCGCGTGGCCGTGCAGCCCGGCGGATGCTCCGGCCTGATCTACCAGCTGTACTTCGACGAGCGCTTCCTCGAGGGTGACGAGACCGTCGATTTCGACGGTGTCGAGGTCATCGTGGACAACATGAGCGTCCCGTATCTCGACGGTGCATCCATCGATTTCAAGGACACGATCTCGGAGCAGGGCTTCACGATCGACAACCCGAACGCGGCCGGTTCCTGCGCCTGCGGCGACAGCTTCCACTGA
- a CDS encoding dipeptidase, giving the protein MTSPALPSDNDQAIREAVATGIPAALSDLGDLVRIPGMAWPAFDQTQLQRSADAVAALAEGTGVFDEVRVLRAAIPGTDEHGQPAVLARRAARGGKPTILLYAHHDVQPPGADELWETPPFEPTVRDGRLYGRGAADDKAGIMAHIAAIRAVAETLGDDLELGIAMFIEGEEEYGSRSFAQFLSDNKEALRADAIVVADSGNWDSSTPGLTVSLRGNARFTLRVRTLDHASHSGMYGGAAPDAMMATIKLLSTLWNDDGSVAVEGMTVRDADTPEYSEETLRDEAGFLPGTAPIGDGTILSRIWNKPAVTVIGIDATSVAQASNTLLPEVTVVISSRVAPGQTGEDAYRALEAHLRRHAPYGAELTFSDLDLGDGFLVDTSGWAVSLTRDAMRDAYGAAPVDLGVGGSIPFIADLVREFPEAQILVTGVEDPYSRAHSPNESLHLETFRNAVATEALMLSRMNEIAR; this is encoded by the coding sequence ATGACCTCTCCTGCTCTCCCCAGCGACAACGACCAGGCGATCCGGGAAGCGGTGGCGACCGGCATCCCGGCCGCTCTCAGCGATCTCGGCGACCTCGTCCGCATTCCCGGCATGGCATGGCCCGCCTTCGACCAGACGCAGCTGCAGCGCAGTGCGGATGCCGTGGCCGCACTGGCGGAGGGCACCGGCGTGTTCGACGAGGTGCGCGTGCTGCGCGCGGCGATCCCCGGCACCGATGAGCACGGTCAGCCGGCTGTTCTGGCTCGACGGGCAGCGCGAGGCGGCAAGCCCACCATCCTCCTGTACGCGCACCACGACGTGCAGCCGCCCGGAGCGGATGAGCTCTGGGAGACTCCGCCGTTCGAGCCGACGGTGCGGGACGGGCGGCTGTACGGGCGCGGCGCCGCGGATGACAAAGCGGGAATCATGGCCCACATCGCCGCGATCCGCGCCGTCGCGGAGACGCTCGGCGATGATCTCGAGCTCGGCATCGCGATGTTCATCGAGGGGGAGGAGGAATACGGCTCCCGCTCGTTCGCGCAGTTCCTCTCCGACAACAAGGAGGCGCTCCGCGCCGACGCGATCGTCGTGGCCGACTCCGGGAACTGGGACTCCTCGACCCCCGGGCTGACCGTCTCGCTCCGGGGCAACGCGCGGTTCACACTGCGCGTGCGCACCCTCGACCACGCCTCGCACTCCGGCATGTACGGGGGAGCGGCGCCCGACGCGATGATGGCGACGATCAAGCTGCTGTCGACGCTGTGGAACGACGACGGCTCTGTCGCGGTCGAGGGCATGACGGTGCGAGACGCCGATACGCCTGAGTACAGCGAGGAGACCCTGCGAGACGAGGCGGGCTTCCTGCCGGGAACCGCGCCGATCGGCGACGGCACGATCCTCAGCCGGATCTGGAACAAGCCTGCCGTGACCGTCATCGGGATCGACGCCACCAGCGTGGCCCAGGCATCCAACACCCTCCTCCCCGAGGTCACGGTGGTGATCAGCTCCCGCGTCGCGCCCGGACAGACCGGTGAAGACGCGTATCGCGCCCTGGAGGCGCACCTGCGCCGGCATGCCCCCTACGGCGCGGAGCTCACGTTCTCCGATCTGGATCTCGGCGACGGATTCCTGGTCGACACCAGTGGCTGGGCCGTGTCACTGACCCGGGACGCCATGCGCGACGCGTATGGCGCGGCGCCGGTCGATCTCGGCGTCGGGGGGTCGATCCCGTTCATCGCCGATCTCGTCCGGGAGTTCCCCGAGGCGCAGATCCTCGTCACCGGTGTCGAGGACCCGTACTCCCGGGCGCACAGCCCGAACGAGTCGCTGCACCTCGAGACGTTCCGCAACGCGGTCGCGACCGAGGCGCTGATGCTGTCTCGGATGAACGAGATCGCACGCTGA
- a CDS encoding DUF3043 domain-containing protein: MPTTPASPPSNDDAPETTVGKGRATPTRAEQEAARRRPLVANTKEARAAAKAEMNERRNRAQAGLAAGEEKYLPARDKGPQRRWVRDYVDSGWHPAEFVMGIMVLVILVSLLPPAWAIGGVSVGAWAYLVMMGYLVLAIGGMILLGWRVKTKAAAKFGKERLERGLGWYAAMRSLQMRFMRLPKPQVKRGERPA; the protein is encoded by the coding sequence GTGCCCACTACCCCTGCTTCCCCTCCATCGAACGACGACGCCCCTGAGACGACCGTCGGCAAGGGACGCGCGACGCCGACCCGCGCGGAGCAGGAGGCGGCACGCCGCCGACCGCTCGTCGCGAACACCAAAGAGGCTCGCGCTGCGGCCAAGGCAGAGATGAACGAGCGCCGCAACCGCGCCCAGGCCGGCCTCGCCGCCGGCGAGGAGAAGTACCTTCCCGCTCGGGACAAGGGTCCGCAGCGCCGTTGGGTGCGCGACTACGTGGATTCCGGCTGGCACCCCGCCGAGTTCGTGATGGGCATCATGGTGCTCGTCATCCTCGTGTCGCTGCTGCCCCCCGCCTGGGCGATCGGCGGCGTCTCCGTCGGGGCGTGGGCCTACCTCGTGATGATGGGCTATCTGGTTCTGGCGATCGGCGGGATGATCCTGCTCGGATGGCGCGTGAAGACCAAGGCCGCGGCGAAGTTCGGCAAGGAGCGCCTGGAGCGCGGCCTGGGTTGGTACGCCGCCATGCGCTCTCTGCAGATGCGATTCATGCGCCTGCCGAAGCCCCAGGTCAAGCGCGGCGAACGCCCCGCCTGA